A stretch of the Peromyscus leucopus breed LL Stock chromosome 10, UCI_PerLeu_2.1, whole genome shotgun sequence genome encodes the following:
- the LOC114697939 gene encoding nck-associated protein 1-like, translating into MSLTSAYQHKLAEKLTILNDRGQGVLIRMYNIKKTCSDPKSKPPFLLEKSMESSLKYINKKFPNIDVRNSTQHLGPVHREKAEIIRFLTNYYQSFVDVMEFRDHVYELLNTIDACQCHFDINLNFDFTRSYLDLIVTYTSVILLLSRIEDRRILIGMYNCAHEMLHGHSDPSFARLGQMVLEYDHPLKKLTEEFGPHTKAVSGALLSLHFLFVRRNQGAEQWRSAQLLSLISSPPAMINPANSDTMACEYLSVEVMERWIIIGFLLCHGCLNSNSQCQQLWKLCLQGSLYITLIREDVLQVHKVTEDLFSSLKGYSKRVADVKESKEHAIANSGQFHCQRRQFLRIAVKELETVLNDEPGLLGPKALFAFMALSFIRDEVTWLVRHTENVTKTKTPEDYSDSSIAELLFLLEEIRALVRRHIQVIQQYHVQYLARFDVLVLSDIIQNLSVCPEEESVIMSSFVSTLSSLNLKQVDNEEKFDFSGLRLDWFRLQAYTSVLKAPLHLHENPDLAKVMNLIIFHSQMLDSVEQMLVETSDLSIFCFHLRTFEKMFAMTLEEPSMLRYTIAFPLICAHFVHCTHEMCPEEYIHLKNHGLHYCKSFLEELAKQTSNCVLEICAEQRNLSEQLLPKHCATTISKAKNKKSMKQRQAPRKGEPERDKPGAESHRKNRSLVTNMDKLHLNLTELALAMNHVYSFSVFEHTIFPSEYLSSHLEARLNRAIVTLAGYNATTQEILRPSELLAGVKAYISFIQSLAQFLGADASRVVRSALLQQTQPLDSCGEQTVTTLYTNWYLESLLRQASSGVIVLSPAMQAFISLPRDGEQNFSAEEFSDISEMRALAEILGPYGMKFLSENLMWHVTSQIVELKKLVVENMDILVQIRSNFSKPDLMASLLPQLMGAENVLKRMTIIGVILNFRAMAQEGLQEVFSSHCPFLMGPIECLKELVTPDTDIKVTLSIFELASAAGVSCDIDPALVAAIANLKADNSSPEEEYKVACLLLIFLAVSLPLLATDPSSFYSIEKDGYNNNIHCLTKAIIQVSAALFTLYNKNIETHLKEFLVVASVSLLQLGQETDKLKTRNRESISLLMRLVVEESPFLTLDMLESCFPYVLLRNAYREVSRAFYLNRLPASTH; encoded by the coding sequence ATGTCTTTGACCTCTGCCTACCAACATAAATTAGCAGAGAAACTCACCATCCTGAATGACCGAGGCCAGGGGGTTCTCATCCGCATGTACAACATCAAGAAGACCTGTTCAGATCCAAAATCTAAGCCACCTTTCTTACTGGAAAAGTCCATGGAATCAAGTCTCAAGTACATCAACAAGAAATTTCCCAACATAGATGTCCGAAATAGCACGCAACATTTAGGACCAGTACATCGTGAAAAAGCTGAGATAATTAGATTCCTCACCAACTACTACCAGTCATTTGTGGACGTCATGGAATTCCGGGATCATGTATACGAACTTCTCAACACCATTGATGCCTGCCAGTGCCATTTTGATATCAATCTCAACTTTGACTTCACTCGGAGCTACCTGGACTTGATTGTGACTTACACCTCAGTCATCTTACTCTTGTCACGAATTGAGGACCGCCGGATACTCATTGGCATGTACAACTGTGCCCATGAGATGCTGCATGGGCACAGTGACCCCAGTTTTGCTCGCCTGGGCCAGATGGTATTAGAGTATGACCATCCTCTGAAGAAGCTGACTGAAGAATTTGGACCTCACACAAAGGCTGTGAGTGGGGCCCTCCTCTCTCTGCACTTCCTCTTTGTTCGGAGGAACCAGGGTGCTGAGCAGTGGCGCAGTGCCCAGCTTCTAAGCCTCATCAGCAGCCCCCCAGCCATGATTAACCCTGCCAATTCAGACACAATGGCCTGCGAGTATCTGTCTGTGGAAGTGATGGAGCGATGGATCATAATTGGGTTTCTTCTTTGTCATGGGTGCCTCAACTCCAACAGCCAGTGCCAACAGCTGTGGAAGCTGTGTCTGCAGGGCTCCCTGTACATCACCCTCATCCGGGAGGATGTGCTGCAAGTGCACAAGGTCACTGAGGACCTCTTCAGTAGTTTGAAAGGGTACAGTAAGCGAGTGGCAGACGTCAAGGAGAGCAAGGAGCATGCCATTGCAAACAGTGGCCAGTTTCACTGTCAGCGTCGGCAGTTTCTTCGGATAGCTGTAAAGGAGTTGGAGACTGTGTTAAATGATGAACCAGGCCTGCTGGGTCCTAAGGCCCTTTTTGCTTTCATGGCCCTGTCTTTCATTCGTGATGAGGTCACTTGGCTGGTTCGTCATACAGAAAATGTTACCAAGACTAAGACACCTGAAGACTATTCTGACTCGAGCATTGCAGAGCTCCTCTTCCTGCTGGAGGAGATCAGGGCTCTGGTTCGACGACACATCCAAGTGATTCAGCAGTACCATGTTCAGTACCTGGCCAGGTTTGATGTCCTTGTGCTCAGTGACATCATTCAGAACCTATCTGTGTGTCCAGAGGAGGAGTCTGTCATCATGTCTTCGTTTGTTAGCACCCTGTCCTCTCTGAATCTCAAGCAAGTTGATAATGAAGAGAAATTTGACTTTTCTGGATTGAGGCTGGATTGGTTCCGCCTACAGGCATATACCAGTGTGTTGAAGGCACCTTTGCACCTACATGAGAACCCTGACCTAGCCAAGGTCATGAACCTCATCATCTTTCACTCCCAGATGCTGGACTCAGTAGAGCAAATGCTGGTGGAAACCTCTGACCTTTCTATTTTCTGCTTTCATCTCCGTACCTTTGAGAAGATGTTTGCCATGACCCTGGAGGAACCTTCCATGCTTCGATACACCATCGCATTCCCCCTGATTTGTGCTCATTTTGTCCACTGCACTCATGAAATGTGCCCGGAGGAGTACATTCACCTGAAGAACCATGGTCTTCACTACTGCAAGTCCTTCCTGGAAGAGCTGGCCAAGCAGACCAGCAACTGCGTGTTGGAGATCTGTGCTGAGCAGCGGAACCTGAGCGAGCAGCTTCTACCTAAGCACtgtgccaccaccatcagcaAAGCCAAGAACAAGAAGTccatgaagcagaggcaggctcccAGGAAAGGAGAGCCTGAGAGGGACAAGCCTGGAGCAGAGAGTCACCGGAAGAACCGCAGCCTTGTCACTAACATGGACAAACTACATCTAAACTTGACCGAATTGGCACTGGCAATGAATCATGTGtatagtttctctgtgtttgaACACACCATCTTCCCATCTGAGTATCTCAGCAGCCACCTGGAGGCCAGGCTCAACAGAGCCATCGTGACTTTGGCTGGCTACAATGCCACAACGCAGGAAATCCTTAGGCCTTCTGAGCTGTTGGCAGGAGTCAAAGCATACATCAGTTTCATTCAGTCATTGGCACAGTTCTTGGGTGCAGATGCTTCCAGAGTTGTCCGCAGTGCCCTCCTGCAGCAGACACAGCCATTGGACTCCTGTGGCGAGCAGACTGTCACCACTCTCTACACAAACTGGTACCTAGAAAGCCTACTCAGACAGGCGAGCAGTGGAGTCATCGTCCTCTCTCCAGCCATGCAGGCCTTCATCAGCCTTCCCCGAGATGGGGAGCAGAACTTCAGTGCTGAGGAGTTCTCGGACATCTCTGAGATGCGAGCCTTGGCTGAAATTCTTGGCCCTTATGGCATGAAGTTCCTGAGTGAAAACCTAATGTGGCATGTAACCTCTCAGATTGTGGAGCTGAAGAAGCTGGTGGTGGAAAACATGGATATACTGGTTCAGATCAGATCCAACTTCAGCAAGCCAGACTTAATGGCATCTCTGCTGCCCCAGCTGATGGGGGCTGAAAATGTGCTGAAACGAATGACCATCATTGGGGTGATTCTCAATTTTAGGGCCATGGCCCAAGAGGGACTTCAGGAGGTTTTTTCTTCCCACTGCCCCTTTCTCATGGGCCCTATTGAGTGCCTGAAGGAGCTTGTCACTCCAGATACAGACATCAAGGTCACCCTGAGTATCTTTGAGCTGGCATCTGCTGCAGGGGTGAGCTGTGACATTGATCCAGCCCTGGTAGCTGCCATTGCCAATCTGAAAGCTGACAACTCATCTCCCGAAGAAGAGTACAAGGTGGCATGCCTACTTTTGATCTTTCTTgctgtttccctccctctccttgccACTGACCCTTCTTCCTTCTACAGCATTGAGAAGGATGGCTACAACAACAACATCCACTGTTTGACCAAAGCCATCATACAGGTGTCTGCTGCCCTCTTCACTCTGTACAACAAGAACATTGAAACCCACCTCAAGGAGTTTCTGGTGGTGGCTTCTGTCAGCCTCTTGCAGCTGGGCCAGGAGACTGACAAGCTCAAAACCAGAAACCGTGAATCCATTTCTCTGCTCATGCGATTGGTGGTGGAGGAGTCACCCTTCTTGACCCTGGACATGCTGGAGTCCTGTTTCCCTTACGTCCTGCTACGCAATGCCTATCGGGAGGTTTCTCGGGCCTTCTACCTGAACCGTCTGCCAGCCAGTACCCACTGA